A stretch of [Clostridium] scindens DNA encodes these proteins:
- a CDS encoding epoxyqueuosine reductase QueH, with amino-acid sequence MNYQKELDRLIERLKKEEKAPSLLLHSCCAPCSSYVLEYLSDYFNITVFYYNPNIFPESEYTKRILEQQMLIGEMKVKHPVSFIAGHYDKERFYEMARGMEHLKEGGERCLKCYELRLREAAKIAKEGGFEYYTTTLSISPLKNADRLNEIGTRLANEYGVKYLQSDFKKRNGYKRSIELSKEFGLYRQDYCGCEFSIRNVK; translated from the coding sequence ATGAATTATCAGAAGGAACTGGACAGGCTGATCGAACGCCTGAAAAAGGAAGAGAAAGCGCCAAGCTTATTGCTGCACAGCTGCTGCGCGCCTTGCAGCAGTTATGTACTGGAATATCTGAGCGACTATTTTAATATTACGGTTTTCTATTATAATCCCAATATATTTCCGGAGAGCGAATATACCAAGAGGATACTGGAGCAGCAGATGCTGATCGGCGAGATGAAGGTGAAGCATCCGGTATCATTTATTGCCGGGCACTATGATAAGGAACGGTTTTACGAGATGGCAAGGGGAATGGAACATCTGAAAGAAGGCGGCGAGCGCTGCCTGAAGTGCTACGAGTTAAGACTTCGGGAAGCGGCTAAGATTGCGAAAGAAGGCGGATTTGAATATTATACGACTACGCTGAGCATCAGCCCGCTTAAGAATGCGGACCGTTTAAACGAGATCGGGACCAGGCTTGCGAATGAATACGGCGTAAAATACCTGCAGTCAGACTTCAAAAAAAGGAACGGATATAAGCGGTCCATCGAACTGTCGAAGGAATTCGGGCTCTACAGGCAGGACTACTGCGGATGCGAGTTTTCCATAAGAAATGTAAAATAA
- a CDS encoding ABC transporter permease — MSDLSAGQKKYLLQHKKHKRIVRISRILILLSFLFIWEFTANVGIIDSFIFSSPSKIALCFWGMVLDKSIFLHIGVTLYETIVSFLLVIAISILVAVALWFSSKLSEILDPYLVVLNSLPKSALAPLLIVWLGATKTTIIVAGMSVAIFGSILSLYTSFTIVDPGKIKLIYTLGGSRFHALTKVVLPSTIPTIISNMKVNIGLCLVGVIIGEFLAARDGLGYLIIYSSQVFKMDWLLMSIVLLCIMAMGLYSLINLLERIYHKRV, encoded by the coding sequence ATGAGTGACCTATCTGCAGGACAGAAAAAATACCTTCTCCAGCATAAGAAGCATAAAAGGATCGTCCGCATTTCCAGAATTCTGATTCTTTTAAGTTTTCTTTTTATCTGGGAATTCACCGCGAACGTAGGAATCATAGATTCTTTTATCTTCAGCAGTCCTTCTAAGATTGCACTGTGCTTCTGGGGCATGGTGCTGGATAAAAGCATCTTTCTACACATCGGAGTCACGCTGTATGAGACCATCGTCAGTTTCCTGCTCGTAATTGCCATCAGTATCCTGGTGGCAGTTGCGCTCTGGTTCAGCAGCAAGCTCTCCGAGATCCTGGACCCTTATCTGGTAGTCCTGAACAGCCTGCCCAAATCGGCACTGGCGCCTCTTTTAATCGTCTGGCTGGGGGCTACCAAGACTACCATTATCGTGGCCGGAATGTCTGTCGCGATCTTCGGCAGCATCCTGAGTCTTTACACCAGTTTTACCATCGTAGATCCAGGAAAGATCAAGTTGATCTATACCTTAGGAGGAAGCAGGTTCCACGCTCTGACCAAGGTCGTTCTCCCCAGCACCATTCCTACCATTATTAGTAATATGAAAGTCAACATCGGTCTATGCCTGGTAGGGGTAATCATCGGAGAATTCCTGGCGGCAAGAGATGGGCTTGGCTATCTGATCATTTACTCAAGCCAGGTCTTTAAGATGGATTGGCTGCTGATGTCCATCGTTCTGCTCTGCATCATGGCAATGGGGTTGTATTCGCTGATAAATCTTCTGGAAAGAATCTATCACAAGCGGGTATGA
- a CDS encoding ABC transporter ATP-binding protein: MEQVLELKHIHYAYHNLEGETPALIDISFALNKGEFVSIVGPSGCGKSTLLSLIAGLITPEKGLIKINGKYLRESTTNVGYMLQHDELFEWRTIYNNVVLGLEVQHMLTARTKQRAHELLDVYGLSQFENARPSELSGGMRQRAALIRTLVLEPDLLLLDEPFSALDYQTRLNVGDDIGQILRQEKKSALLVTHDLSEAISLADRVIVLSGRPATIKQTIPLIFDLDSDTPLNRRNAPEFKTYFNLIWKELNTNE, encoded by the coding sequence ATGGAACAAGTATTAGAATTAAAACATATTCATTACGCCTACCATAACCTGGAAGGAGAAACGCCTGCTCTTATCGACATCTCCTTTGCATTGAACAAAGGGGAGTTCGTATCCATAGTAGGACCTTCCGGCTGTGGCAAATCTACACTTCTTTCTCTGATCGCAGGGTTGATCACTCCGGAAAAAGGCCTGATAAAAATTAACGGCAAGTACTTAAGAGAGAGCACCACGAATGTGGGATATATGCTTCAGCATGACGAGCTTTTTGAGTGGCGCACGATCTACAACAACGTAGTACTGGGGCTTGAAGTGCAGCACATGCTCACGGCCAGGACCAAGCAGCGCGCCCATGAACTTCTGGATGTCTATGGCTTGAGCCAGTTTGAGAATGCCCGCCCGTCCGAACTGTCCGGCGGCATGCGCCAAAGGGCCGCTCTCATTCGGACGCTGGTTCTGGAACCTGACCTTCTGCTTCTGGATGAGCCTTTCTCCGCCCTGGATTATCAGACTCGGCTGAATGTGGGCGATGACATCGGCCAGATCCTCCGGCAGGAGAAGAAGTCCGCCCTTTTGGTGACCCATGACTTGTCGGAGGCAATCTCTCTGGCTGACAGAGTCATCGTCTTGTCGGGCCGGCCGGCCACCATCAAGCAGACCATCCCCCTCATATTCGATCTGGATTCCGATACGCCCCTGAACCGCAGGAATGCGCCGGAATTCAAGACCTATTTCAATCTCATCTGGAAGGAGCTGAACACCAATGAGTGA